TGTGTGGGCTACTGCATATCTCTGTTGCTGTTGAGGTCTGCCTGGAAGTATCATGAAGAAGCTGCTTAAGATTCTTGGAGGATTCTTGACTGGAGTCTCTTTCCTGGTAGTAGTTGCCTCAGCCTGGTACGTCATCAAATTTTATCCCCGGCATGTTGATGACATGGAAATTGGCAACCCTGTTTTCTCCGAAAAGATTCTTATTGCGACCCAGGGATCTACCTACAAAAATGAAGTGGTTCAGCGACTTGCTGAGAAGCTCAGTTCCCGTGAGGTATATATCAAGATTACTGATGTTTCCAATCTTGATTCCATCGCTCCTTCTGCGTGGTCAAACATAATCATTTTAAATACAAGCATTGCCGATAATATGAACTCCCATGTCCGTCAATTTGTTGATAGGGTTGGTCCCTCGGATAAGATTATGGTCATTACCACTTCAGGTGGAGGTGATTTCACACCCCCAAACCTGGAAGTTGATGGTATCACAACGGCCTCAAAACTGAATGAAACAGAGAAAATGGCCACTCGTATATTCCAAATGGTTCGGATCAATAATAATTCATAAATGAAGCAATTTGAAACTTGATTTATTATCTAGATTAAGTAACTAGAACCCTGGGCTTGATCACAACAAAAAGGGATTAAAAAAGCGATGAAACAAATAAGTTTTTTGCTAGTTGTTGGTGTGGTTTTTTTGGCGTGTTCACCCATTGGGGAAGATGCTGCCGGGATTCGGAAATTCTCAACCAGGGACAGAGTTGTTTCTGTCTATACCACTGCTGAAAATACGGATCTAAGACTCACGCTCACAGGGACAAGCTCATTTGAGCCAGCAGAGCAGGCTAAGGAAACTGAAGTTTCCATTTTTGTAAACCCTGCAAAATCATTTCAGACCTTCTGGGGTATCGGTGGAGCTCTAACGGATGCTTCGGCAGAGGTGTTCGCAAAGTTGCCAGCCGAAAAACAGGAAGAATTTCTCAAATCCTATTATGATGTGAACGAAGGAATCGGCTACACACTGGCACGCGTACCCATTCACTCCTGTGATTTTAGCAGTGGCAGTTTTACCTATATTTCTGATACAGACAAAGAGTTAAAGACTTTTAGCATTGAGCATGATCAGGAATTCCGTATCCCTTTCATTAAAAAAGCCATTCTAGCTGCTGGTGGCAAGCTCCCTCTATATGCGAGCCCGTGGAGTCCCCCACCCCATATGAAAAGCAATGGTGAAATGCTTCATGGGGGCAGTTTGCTCCCGGAGTATTATGATTCCTGGGCACTGTACTATACAAAATTCATCAAAGCATATGAAGCTGAGGGTATGCCCATCTGGGGTATTACTCTCCAAAATGAGCCCATGGCTACACAAACCTGGGAGTCCTGTATCTACACGGCTGAACAAGAGAGAGATTTTTTGAAAAATCATCTTGGACCCACCATGGTGCGGGAAGGATTACACGACAAAAAAATTATCGTCTGGGATCATAATCGCGATCTCATCGCTGAACGCGCTCATACCATTTTTGGTGACCCTGAAGCATCCAAATATGCCTGGGGCATCGGATTCCACTGGTATGAAACCTGGACAGGTAGTGACCCCAATTTCAACAACCTGAGCAATGTGACCGAAGCCTATCCTGATAAAAAGCTGGTCTTCACAGAGGGGTGTGCCGAACGCTTTATTGATGGACGATATGAATACTGGCCCAATGCCGAGCGCTATGGAAACTCAATGATTAATGATTTTAATCATGGGACTGTAGGGTGGACAGATTGGAATGTATTGCTCGATGAAACCGGTGGTCCAAACCACGTGGGTAATCTTTGCTTCGCTCCAGTTCACGCCAACACAAAGACCGGCGAATTGGTCTATACTCCCAGTTATTACTACATCGGACATTTTTCAAAATTTGTTCGTCCCGGTGCCAGGCGTATCAGTACTTCAGCCAGCAGAACTCATCTGGAGAGTACATCCTTTATGAATGAGGACGGCAAAATGGTGACCGTCGTGATGAATAGCACTGATGAGTCAATTGAGTATAAACTCTATATCAGGATGCAGGCAGTTACAGAGACGATCCAGGCTCACGCCATGCAAACGCTGGTGTACTAAACAGTCAGATTCCTGCAAACAGCTGGAGTAATCTTTTAGGTTTTTGCGTCTCGGATTTTGCTTACCAACAAAGCGATTCCGGATACAATCATCCATATCAGAAGCATGTACAAGAGAATTACTCGCGTGACATAGCCCCCACTTATGGTATAAATCACTACATTTGACAAAGTCGGGATGCTTGAGGATGATATTAAAAAGACCAGGGTTGGGATAATGTCCAGCAAGGCAATGGCAATAGCAACTATTGGGAATATAAAAGCAGATTTGGCTAGACGGGACCCTTCTGGAATCCGACGAGCCAGCATTAAGCTTAATGAAAAGAAGGTGAGCATAAAACCGGTCATTGAAATGAGATTCAGATTGAAGGTCCAGATAAAGGTCTGCAACTGACCCATGTCTTCCAACTTTTTGAAAAATGCCTCAAATGCAGAAGCATCAAATGAAAGCCAGACCGTATTAAATTCAGTGGTTTCGATGCCCATTTTACCAAATAGTTGCACGATATAGGTATAGATTGGCACAAAAATGAGTAAACCAAGAATAAGTATGTTTCTATTGAGCTTTTTACCTGGATTGTGCTTAAAATATTCTATCATGATGTTTCTTCCCATTTTTACTTAAATAGTTTATTCGTAATAGTTTTATACTTCTATTTATATGACACTGCAGCTTTTTAAAACTAAAAATATGATTTTTGTTGCTCTCCAAATTAATGAATATTGAATTAATGTCTTATTTAT
The genomic region above belongs to Candidatus Neomarinimicrobiota bacterium and contains:
- a CDS encoding glycoside hydrolase family 30 protein yields the protein MKQISFLLVVGVVFLACSPIGEDAAGIRKFSTRDRVVSVYTTAENTDLRLTLTGTSSFEPAEQAKETEVSIFVNPAKSFQTFWGIGGALTDASAEVFAKLPAEKQEEFLKSYYDVNEGIGYTLARVPIHSCDFSSGSFTYISDTDKELKTFSIEHDQEFRIPFIKKAILAAGGKLPLYASPWSPPPHMKSNGEMLHGGSLLPEYYDSWALYYTKFIKAYEAEGMPIWGITLQNEPMATQTWESCIYTAEQERDFLKNHLGPTMVREGLHDKKIIVWDHNRDLIAERAHTIFGDPEASKYAWGIGFHWYETWTGSDPNFNNLSNVTEAYPDKKLVFTEGCAERFIDGRYEYWPNAERYGNSMINDFNHGTVGWTDWNVLLDETGGPNHVGNLCFAPVHANTKTGELVYTPSYYYIGHFSKFVRPGARRISTSASRTHLESTSFMNEDGKMVTVVMNSTDESIEYKLYIRMQAVTETIQAHAMQTLVY